Part of the Methylophaga nitratireducenticrescens genome is shown below.
TTCGATGATCAGTTCTTTGGCCATTCCGTCACTAATTACCTCGATGGAAGCGCAGTTTGTATTGGCTCGGTGGTTACCAGGTAATGATGTGGAGTCATCAGCTGTAACAACTTTAACGATTAAATCATTGGCTAACCATATCGGTTTGATGCATCAGCAGCAGCATTCACGATGGGGGAGTCTGCAACAGCCAGAATACACAGCAGAAGATTGGCCGCTACGCCTGCAAAGTACGTTGCAGCTTTTAAAACAACAACAATCCCATCCGCATTCAATTGATCAAGCTGTTTTACAACAGGCTTTGAAACAAGCCGAACAACTTTCTGAAAACACGTTTGTGCCAATCATGCCCGATTTGCGTTGGGATCAGTTTCTGATGCAGCAAGGGAAGCTTTCTGCATTGGTTGATCTGGATGCGATTGTTTATGGTCCAAGAACGTTAGAATTTGTTTTGCTTGAATATTTGCTGGATCAATCACAGGCAGAACAGTTTGCTGCTGAATATCAGAATTATCAGGTTATTCCAGATCTGACGGATGTTCGGCTGCCTTATCGACTATTACTATTTTTGATGAATGTTTTAGGTGAGACAGATTTGAACTCCTGGCTCAACCATCCCGAACGGTTTAGTTAAGCAGTTCGAGTCTGGTGTTGTGCTGCTAATAACTTACGCCATTTGAAATACCCCGCCATGGCGAGAAACAGATAAATGCTGAACATGACAATAGTGGCGTAAAACCCCGTCAGTGCATAAAGTACAATCGCCGAACTGTTGATAACTTGCCAATACAACCAATTTTCCAACACTTTACGTGCCATCAATAAAGTATTCATTACCGAAAACACCATCACAAATGCATCCAGATAGGGATATTGCGTAGCATGAGCCGATAAGTAATAGCCAAACACCAAACTGAGAAAGCCACCAGTGGCAATAAAGATCAGATGATATTGCCATGGCCAGCTGTGAATATTCAGTACTGCGGTCTGGTTTTCATGACGATGCCAGAGAATAAAGCCATAGACCGCCATACCGATGTAATACAGGTTGAGCAGAGCCTGCATCGGCAACTGATTTTCCCAAAACAGGATGGTGTAAATAATGGTACTGATAAACGCTAATGGCCAGCACCATTGTGATTCTCGGGCAGCAAACAGGATATAACCGATGCCAAGCAGCGCGGCAAATACTTCCCAGCCACTCATCGACGCCAGTCCGGCTAGCGTAATATCCCACCAAGCTGATTCAGACATCAGTCTTTGACTTGATGACGATCATTACCGATCAGTTTTAACACAAAAACACTATGTGGCATCTGGGCAAACACGGCTTCAATTTCACTGTCCATCGCATCCATCACATCCCGGTATTCACCAAAAATCTGGGTGCTTAATGTATTACGGTGCACGATCAATTTTGGATTGTTTTCTAACTTGGCAATAAATGCCAAAATTGGTTCAACAAATTGTTCGGTAAGAGGATAAAGGCTGATATCAACTGAAATTCGCATTTTGTCTCTTCCTTATAATCTTTAGTAATCGTATGAAACGGTCAGGCCGAAGGTGCGTGGGTCGCCATACTGAATATATTTACGTTTAGCGTAATTTATGGACGGATCATTTTCGATGAAAAATCCACGTGTGGCGTAGTCCTTATCAAACAGATTGCGTCCCCATAGCGTGAGTCGCCAATCCTGATTCTGATATTCGATACTTGCATTGCTTATCACATAAGAGCTGGATTTGGCGTTGTGGCTATTGGAAAAGTAAAACTCGTCTTTACCTTCAATATTGGCGCGAATCACCCAGTTGGGTGCAGGATAATATTCGCCACCTAAACTGAATTGATACGCTGGCGCATGAGCTTGCTCTCGCCCAGTGACATCGAGATTGTCTCGAACATCGTAATCATTGAAATTGGTGTAAAGCAGTCCCAAGCTTGCGAGTGCACGCCACTGATCATTGATCAACCAATCCAGGTCAAATTCGATCCCAGCGTTTGTGCCTTTAGCCGCATTTTGCTGATAATCGATGAATGAAACACCTTCCTGTTTGGAATTTTTGACCTGTGCATCTTTTCGAATTCCATAGAACAGAGCAACATTGGTCAATAAATCACCCTCAAGCCAGAGTGATTTGGCACCAAGTTCCAGGTTCCACATATATTCCGTATCAAACTCGCGGAAACGAGCCTCTATTCCCGTCGCGTTATTCACACCACCGGACTTGTAGCCTCTTGACAGAGTGCTGTAGAGAAGATGGTTCTGGTTATATTGAAATTCGAGGCCAATTTTGCCACCAAAAAGCATTTCACTAGGATCCAAATCCAATCCATTGTTGTCCAAATACTCGGCTTTGAAATGCCCAACACGTAGACCATTAATCAGTGTGAGTCTTTCAGTGATGCGTGTATCAAGTTGACCAAAAATCGCTGTGTTTTCTGTTTCATATTGGTTAACTACAGGAATGAAAGTATTGCTGGCATCAAGCTTTTCGTCTTGATTTAAATAATATATCCCGACTGTCCAATCAGTTGAATTATTGAAAATTCTGCCATCTTCATTGGATAGTGCTCGGAGCTCGAAAGAATAGTTTTCTCGCCCCCTGTCGTAAACTTCTACACCATCGTATGAGCCGGGTATTCCGGCATTCCTTGGACGATTACTCCAATCTGCATCGTAGCTATAGAGCAAGTCAGATTTTGAGTAGGTCACCGTTGATTGGAGCTGTAATGCGCTACTGGCACGCCAATCACCTTTCAGGGCAAACGCATTGGTACGTTGTTTATCTTCGCCTGGTTCGTCAGATAGGCTGTTGCGGCTGTTATCCAATGTGAAAGCATCATAACCATTATCAATATTCAGATGCAGTAGGTTCAGATCAATGGTTAAATCATTATTCACTAACCATTTTAAATGGCTACGAGCAGTAATTTCATCACGGTTTTGTGTATTGTCACGACCCAGAAAGTCATTATCCATAAACCCATCTGATTGATAAGTATGAACAGCAACCCGGCCGAGTAAGGTGTCTTTAATTAATGGCCCACCAACCGCAACACCAACGCTACGGGTATTGTAATTACCAACGGTGGATTCAAAATCCATATCCAGTTTGTTGGTGGCCTGTTTGCTTTGCATATTGATTACGCCAGCAAGTGCATTGGTGCCATAACGGGTTCCCTGTGGACCTCGCAGCACTTCGACCTGTTCAATATCAAATAATGTCGCGGCTCCGCCAGTTCGACTGAAATCGATACCATCAATAATCAAACCCACAGATGGATTTAAAGGTGCAGCAAATTGACTGCGTTCACCAATACCGCGGATTTGAAAATACTGACCACGTGAAGCGCCGCTGGAGATATTTACATTCGGAGCGAGATTCAGCACATCTTCAATATGTTGAGCACCACGCGATTCAATGATTTCCTCATCGAATGTTGTCAGACTGCCCGGGATGTCTTGAGCCTCAGCGGGCCGGAAATCGGCACTGACCAGCATGGATGGTAAATCAGTGCTATCGGTCTCGGTTTGTGCAACTGCGCCGGGAGCAAATAGCGCGCTGGTGACTGCGATGGAAAGCAGGGAGGGTTTCATAACTATCCTTTTTAATGTCATAAAAAGGACAGGGGATCACGCCATTTGCATTGAACTTGCAAGAAGGGGGTGCCGCCTGTCCCTACGCCAGTATTATCTGGATCAGGTTCATCGGGTCTCCACCAACTGGTGAATCTCAGGCCTTTCGACCACCCCGAGGCTTGTATTAGTAAGTAGGTGAAATATACAGAAAAAAGTGGCATTTTCCCACCCTTAATCGTTGCACAGAAACAAAAAAAGGCGTCCGAAGACGCCTTAATGCATAAGTTATCTATAACTTATTTTTCCGCTTTACCTTTTAATGTGTCCAGACCGGAACGGAAAATACCTTTAATAGCGTTAGTGGCCGTTTCATCGTTCAACTCTTTGGGCTCATGGTGATTACCCGTGTAACCACGGAAAAATTTGGCCAACCAGGTGACTTTGGTTTGATCACCTTCTGCTTCAACAGTTAACCATGCCTTATACTTACTGACTGGTACCGCAGGGATATCATGCATTTCGCCTTCAATATCAACCTGTCCAACAGAACTCATTTCATCAATCTGATACATAAAGCTCATTGATTCTTCGTCAAACTTTTTCAACGTTTCAGTGATGGTTGAATCATTTTTAAGGGTTAAAACGCGCGTCGCGCCAGGTTCATTCCCACCTTCTGCTTTAGTAGAAATAATGGCCGGGTGCCATTTATGCAGGCTGTCGAAATCTTTAACCATGTTCCACACAGTTTCAGCATCAGCATTAATCAACACGGTTTCTTCCACTTGCAGACGTGAAGCGCCATGAGCAAATACCAATGCAGGTAACAGGAATAAGCCTGTAACCAGAACGTTTAATACAGCTTTCATTATGTTTCCTTCTTATATTTGATTTGTAATGCCAGTATTCAGCCCGATTAAACTACCATCACGTTCCAAAATGCTAAAGTCAAAATTTTACAATGCGATCGCTTTCTGGATAGTTGAGCGTTGGAGATGAGGGGCAAAAAGCTCAATAAAAGCGTAACTGTAACCGCGAAGATAACTGCCTTTGCGAATCCCCATATGTGTCGTACTTGGTTTAAATAAGTCACTGGCATCCATTGCCTGTAAAGGTGCGTCCTTATGAGGATCAAACGCCATACTGGCAATAATGCCAATACCGAGTCCCAGTTCTACATAGGTTTTAATGACATCGGCATCTGTGGCGGTGAAAATAACGTTAGGTTTAAGACCACGTTCAATAAAAGACTGATCCTGTTGCGCACGACCGGTAAAGCCCATTACATAGGTCAGTATTGGATAACGTGAAATAGCCTCAAGAGTGAGTTTTTTTTCTTTCAAAAGCGGATGTCCCGGTGGTGTTATCACGGTACGATTCCATTCGTAGCAAGGTAAAATCGCCAGATTATCAAATTTGGATAAGCCTTCAGTGGCTATCGCTAAATCTACTTTGCCAGTGGCTACCATTTCAGCGACTCCGGGGGGGGTACCCTGCACTATATTTAAGTGCACATCGGGGTACTGCTCTGAAAAGGCCTTGATAGCTTTCGGCAGAGCATAGCGTGCCTGGGTATGTGTGGTGCCGATTGACAGTGTGCCTTTTTTCTCATGACGGCTGTCAGCCGCTTGCTCACGCAAATTATCCACTTCCTGCAGCACCCGTTCAGCCATGGCAATAACGGATTCACCCAACGGGGTAATAGCCGATAAGCGTTTTCCATGTCGTTCGAAGATTTGCAAACCTAACTCATCTTCCAGTAACTGAATCTGATTGCTTACCCCTGGTTGAGAAGCATGCAGTACCTGAGCCGCTGCAGATATGCTGAGGCCACGACGAGCTACTTCGCGAACATATTTCAATTGTTGCAACTTCATCCGCTATATCCGTAATTATTATTAGTAAGGGTAAATATATAAGTTCTTAGTGATAAAAGACCAGTTATGGCGTGTTACGTTTTACATTTCAATGATTGGAACACCCTGCTGAGGAAGCTGGAAAGGCACAGTTGTTTGATACTGTTCTCTTTCAACCATTGATTCACCTTCCCGGGTTAAAATAGTTTGCATCTCAGGCTGTGACAGGTATTTGCATTTATTTTGAAAACACACTTTTATAGCCAAAGTGAGTGACTCATCGTTTCTAATAACATCATTACCAGAGGTTTCAGGAGCTTCAATTAAAGCCGGTGGAAAAATAATCTGTGCGGGTTCGACAAGCCGATTTGAATCAAACGGCTTAAAAAGAGTAGCAGTTATAAACGCAGAGCATGCTGCCGTAATCACTAACAAAAATCGATAAGTTGTCATTTTCAACCTCTCATCCAAGAGTGGAGTCAGAATTAAAATTAGAGGTTCGTCTAAACACCGTGAAAGAAATGTGAACAACCAGCAGAGTTATTCAGTCGAAGTTAAAGCAATGCCAATGGTGGTTCCTTTGTAACCATTAATATGGAATCCTTTATATGTTTAATTTATATAGATAGTAAATAATATTCATTGATTGAATATTACCAGCTGGTAAACTTGCTGCCAATAAAGCAGGGTAAAGGTCAATTTATTAATGGAATGGGGATATTTGCTGGCAGGCCTGGGCGTAGGCATTATGGTCGGTATGACAGGCGTTGGTGGCGGATCGTTGATGACCCCCATTCTGATTTTTGGGTTTGGTATTCAACCTGCAATCGCTGTAGGGACAGATTTATTGTTTGCAGCGGTAACCAAAGCCGGAGGTATCTGGGCTTATTGGCGGCATGGCGTGGTGCATTGGCGCGTGGTCTGGCGGCTTGCTGCTGGGAGCCTTCCAGCCACATTACTGACATTATGGGGGTTGAGTGCAACCGGTGTTCATGAAGGACATCACAACGATTTGATTACTGTTGCCCTTGGTGTTGCATTGATTTTAACGTCCAGCGCTTTATTACTGAAAAATTGGCTGGCTGGAATTATGAAAGCCCGTCAAGGTCATCCTTTAGTGAACTATCTGTATCGTTTACGACAGGATGAAACCATTAAAGCACCGGCAACCGTTATTACAGGTGGTTTATTAGGCATCATGGTGACCTTGTCTTCAGTAGGAGCCGGTGCATTAGGGGCAGTCGTTTTACTGTTTCTTTATCCGCGGATGCGAGGGGTTGAAATTGTGGCAACCGATATAGCACATGCGGTTCCTTTAACGGCAGTAGCCGGGTTGGGGCATTCCGCAGTGGGTACGGTCGATTGGTCGCTTTTATCCTATTTACTGATGGGATCCTTGCCAGGCATTTATATCGGCTCACATCTGGGGGTAAGAATCTCAGATAAGATTTTACGGCCGTTGCTGGCAATCATTTTGTTAATGGTTGGGATCAAATGTTTGCTTTAACAAACTAAACGAATGAAAAAGTAATTCAAAATGACAGAAATTAATGAAAAGCTTCAACTGAAAATTGATGCTGTAAAGCAGTTGCTGGAACAGATTGCGGCGGATTATAGCCCTGCAGTCTTGGCGACCAGTTATGGCGCTGAAGATATGGTGTTAATGGATTTGATTGCCAAATTTGTACCGCAAATCGGCATCTTCACTTTGGATACGGGGCGACTGCCCAAAGAAACCTATGATTTAATGCAGCAGGCTAAAAAGCACTATCAGCTTGAGGTTGAGGTTTATTACCCCGATACCCTGAGTATTGAACAGTTTGTGACACATAATGGACCAAACGCGTTTTATGACAGTGTGGATTTGCGAAAACAATGCTGTGGAATACGCAAGGTTGCCCCGTTAAAGCGTGCTTTGGCTGGTAAAAAGGCTTGGCTGACGGGAATGCGTCGCTCGCAATCGGTTACTCGTAATGAGTTGCCGGTATCTGAATGGGATGCAGACCATGAGTTACAGAAATTCAGTCCACTGACGGACTGGTCAAATGGAGAAGTATGGAAATATATCCGCGCTTTTGATGTTCCATTTAACGAATTACATAATCAGGGATATGCCAGTATTGGCTGTGCGCCCTGCACCAGAGCCATTACACCGGGTGAAGATGTCCGGGCTGGTCGCTGGTGGTGGGAAAATCCTGAAACCAAAGAATGTGGCTTACACGTAAAGGCTAAGTAACAGAGAAAAATTATGACTGAAAAACAACTGACACACTTAAAACAACTCGAAGCCGAAAGTATTCATATTATGCGTGAAGTGGCCGCTGAGTTTGAAAATCCGGTCATGCTATATTCGATTGGTAAAGATTCTGCAGTCATGCTGCATCTGGCCATGAAAGCATTTTATCCAGGCAAGCCGCCATTCCCATTGATGCATATTGATACCACCTGGAAGTTTCAGGAAATGGTCAGATTCCGTGATCAGCGAGCCAAAGATCTGGGATTGGACCTTATCGTACATACTAATCAGGAAGGTGTTGAAGCGGGCATCAACCCATTCGACCATCCTCGCTATACAGACATCATGAAAACGGATGCGTTGAAACAGGCGCTGAGTAAACATGGCTTTGATGCGGCTTTTGGTGGTGCACGCCGTGATGAAGAAAAGTCTCGTGCCAAAGAGCGGGTATATTCGTTTCGCGATAAAAACCATCGCTGGGATCCCAAAGCACAACGTCCCGAGCTATGGAATATTTATAACAGCAGAGTCAATAAAGGTGAAAGTATTCGTGTTTTCCCTCTGTCGAACTGGACTGAGCTGGATATCTGGCAATACATCTATCTGGAACAGATACCAATTGTACCGTTGTATTACGCTGCCGAGCGTCCGGTGGTCGATTACAATGGCCTGACCATTATGGTCGATGATGACCGTATGCGTATCCCAGAAGGTGAACAAATCCGGATGGAAAAAGTCCGTTTCCGCACACTGGGCTGTTATCCATTGACCGGTGCGGTGAAATCCGATGCCGATACCTTGCCTCAAATCATCCAGGAAATGCTGCTGACGACCACATCTGAACGGCAGGGGCGTGCGATTGATCACGATGAAGCTGGTTCGATGGAGAAAAAGAAACAGGAAGGTTATTTCTGATTTTGCAGGGGAAAGGAATATTAATTTCTTTTCTAACCAATAAATAGAATTACATACGATGCTCAAATTGATTGGCATCTTGACCCGTAAAGATAATTAAACCAGGCACTCAACATGACATATGAAACTGATGCGCTGATTGCGACCGATATCGAAGCCTATCTCAAACAACACGAAAACAAGGAACTGCTGCGTTTTCTGACCTGCGGTAATGTGGATGACGGTAAAAGTACGCTGATTGGGCGACTTTTACACGATTCCAAAATGATTTATGAAGACCAGCTGGAAGCAGTGACACGCGACAGTGTGAAATCCGGAACAACAGGGAATCAGGTTGATCTGGCTTTGCTGGTTGATGGTTTGCAGGCAGAACGTGAGCAGGGCATTACCATTGATGTGGCTTACCGCTATTTTTCCACCACCAAACGTAAATTCATCATTGCCGATACCCCAGGGCACGAACAATATACCCGTAATATGGCCACCGGCGCGTCAACCTGTCAGTTGGCTGTTATTCTGATTGATGCTCGTTATGGAATGCAGACCCAAACCCGTCGGCATAGTTTTATTGCCTCATTGTTGGGCATTAAACACATTATCGTTGCCATTAATAAAATGGATTTGATGGATTTCAGCGAACAGGTGTTTAACGATATTCGCAAAGCGTATAGCGAATTTGCCCGCGAACTGGAAATTGAAGATATTCACTTTGTACCGATGTCTGCCTTAAACGGCGACAACGTGGTGAACAGAAGTGAAAACATGCCCTGGTATCAGGGCAACACCATGATGGAACTGCTGGAAAATATTGAGATTGGCAAAGATGCCAATACCCAAGACGCGCGTTTCCCGGTGCAATATGTCAATCGACCGAATATGAATTTCCGTGGTTACTGTGGCACCTTATCTGCTGGTATTCTGAAGCCTGGGGATGAAATCACAGTATTACCATCGGGCAGAGAGAGCAAAGTTAAAGCATTGGTTACTTATGACGGTGAGATTGATCATGCTGTCCCGGGTGAATCGATAACCGTCACCTTACAGGATGAAGTGGATGTCAGTCGTGGCGATATGATTGTGCATCGAGACCATCAGCCACATGTTTCCAGTCGTTTTAAAGCCATGGTCGTGTGGATGACAGAACAGCCGCTGGTGGCAAATAAACAATTTAACATCAAGGTCGGCGTTTCTGACAGTACAGGCGTCATGACACAGATTGATCATCAGATTGATGTCAATACGCTGGCCCATAATGCTGTGACTGAGCTGAAACTCAATGAAATTGGTTTATGTGAATTTTCATTAAATAAGCCCGTTGTGTTTGATGCCTACAAACGCAATCGCACTACCGGTGCCTTTATCGTTATTGATCGTCTGACCAATGTCACGATTGGTGCTGGCATGATTACCGAAGCCATTTTCGGCGTGACCAATGAGACCGTAACATCAACTAATATCTCTGCTTTTGAGGTTGAACTGAATGCCTTAATCCGTAAGCATTTCCCGCATTGGGATGCCAAAGATATCAGTGATCTACTGAAGTAAAATTCAAATAAATCAGGCCGCGCCTGCGGCCTGATTTTATGATCCATTGCTCCGGAACAATCTTTTAAAATCCTTCTTTTGAACCAGTCAAATCCCGTTAAAATTTTCCGTTACATGGATGCGGTTTGCTTTATGTTATTGAAGCCTTCCTTCGTTTTTGCCATCGTGTTCAAAATTGTTAAAGTTACTTTGTAAAATTTTTGCGAATAATGTGAACCGGTTTGAGTAGCGAATTGTGATTTAGGTTACATTCTGCGGAACCGGGATTGGTGAACAATGAAAGAACAAGCAGCTTTTCGAAAGATAGGTTGTGGTGAGTGTTTAAACAGTGGTTTATTGGGCTTCGATTTTTCGATGGCATTCCAGCCGATAGTCAATACCACCAGTCAAACAGTTTATGCGCAGGAGGCTCTTGTTCGAGGCTTGGAAGGACAGGGAGGAGGCCGCCACGTTTTTGAGAATGTAAATAAAGATAATCGCTATCGTTTTGATCAAGCCTGTCGGGTCAAAGCCATTAAGCTTGCAGCAGAGCTCAATATTCAGAGCAAACTCAGCATCAACGTTATGCCCAATGCGGTGTATAAACCTGAATTATGTATCAGGACAACACTGGAAGCTGTTCAAATATACAATTTCCCCATCGAACGCATTATTTTCGAAGTTACCGAAGGTGAGCCGATAAATGATCACGCTCATTTACAGGACATTATCCAGTCTTATCAGCTGCAGGGATTTATCACGGCGATCGATGATTTTGGTGCCGGTTATGCTGGCTTAAATTTGCTGTCAAATATGCAGACTGATTTGGTGAAACTGGATATGGCCTTGGTAAGAAATATTCACAACGATAGCGTTCGGCAGACCATTAGCCGCGGTATCATTGCGGTTTGTGATGATTTGAATATTACCGTGATAGCTGAAGGCATCGAATCCGCAGATGAACTGCAGGTTTTGCAAGAGATGGGAATCGAGTTATTCCAGAGGTTTTATTTTGCCAGGCCACGTTTTGAATCTTTGGCAACTGTTTCATCCGATTGGTGGCGCTGAAGTAATAACAGACCCTAATAATGCTTGATGCCAAAGCTGTTGTTTGGTTTCGTAGTTCATAGCGGCATGTGCCGGACTGGTCGAGGGGAGCCTGAGGTATAACGGTGAAATCCCCGCAGCTTCCAGTTGTTTTGCCACATAGCGATTGAAGACCTGTTCTGCTTTACCTCCGTTAAATAAGATCTGTTTTATCGATGGATAACTTTGCAGAAATGCGACAAAATCATTAGCAATCATCGACTCCGTTTCAATGTGCTGATCCAGACTTCCCGGCCGACGACAACTCTTCAATACATCCCACACAGCAATCTGATCCTGTTTTAATAACTCACAGCGTTGCGAATAGTCTAACTTCTCCGAATAACCATAAAACGACGTAATGATTGGCCAGAACGCATTGCGTGGATGGGCGTAATAACGCTGCTGTTTTAATGATTCCTTTCCTGGCATGGAGCCGAGAATAAGGATTTTCGGCGTTGTGCCAACAATCGGTGGAAAGCTGGTGGCAAGTTCTGGAATCTGTTTGTCTTCCATAGTCTTACTGATAGAGCCTATCCTGATGTCTTATCCAGCCATGTGGATGACGGTTGGCTGGATCATGATGTGTCCAGTGAATTAAGCCGCCTTTATCGTTCCAGATATATTCACCGTAAACACGGACTTGGTCACCTTCTCTGATATCGTCAATTCTTGGTGCCAAATCGATATTGTGAACAATTAACAGAGTTTGTCCGCTGGCTAACTCGATAATAAAACGTTGATGTCGGCTACCTTCGTTGTCGTCGGATAACAACCGGGAGACTGTGCCGGACACCTCAATTTGAACATCACTCTGACGCTGTTCAATTAGCTGGCCAATACCACCCGTCGGTGCGGGAGAATTATTCTGTGGTGCGGGCTCATAAAAACTGCCCATAAAGATC
Proteins encoded:
- a CDS encoding DNA-deoxyinosine glycosylase produces the protein MEDKQIPELATSFPPIVGTTPKILILGSMPGKESLKQQRYYAHPRNAFWPIITSFYGYSEKLDYSQRCELLKQDQIAVWDVLKSCRRPGSLDQHIETESMIANDFVAFLQSYPSIKQILFNGGKAEQVFNRYVAKQLEAAGISPLYLRLPSTSPAHAAMNYETKQQLWHQALLGSVITSAPPIG
- a CDS encoding EAL domain-containing protein, with protein sequence MKEQAAFRKIGCGECLNSGLLGFDFSMAFQPIVNTTSQTVYAQEALVRGLEGQGGGRHVFENVNKDNRYRFDQACRVKAIKLAAELNIQSKLSINVMPNAVYKPELCIRTTLEAVQIYNFPIERIIFEVTEGEPINDHAHLQDIIQSYQLQGFITAIDDFGAGYAGLNLLSNMQTDLVKLDMALVRNIHNDSVRQTISRGIIAVCDDLNITVIAEGIESADELQVLQEMGIELFQRFYFARPRFESLATVSSDWWR
- a CDS encoding DUF3465 domain-containing protein; this encodes MSKPKRMQQRVWIIFGFAILIFMGSFYEPAPQNNSPAPTGGIGQLIEQRQSDVQIEVSGTVSRLLSDDNEGSRHQRFIIELASGQTLLIVHNIDLAPRIDDIREGDQVRVYGEYIWNDKGGLIHWTHHDPANRHPHGWIRHQDRLYQ